From the Lolium rigidum isolate FL_2022 chromosome 2, APGP_CSIRO_Lrig_0.1, whole genome shotgun sequence genome, one window contains:
- the LOC124691089 gene encoding cytochrome P450 714C3-like, whose translation MELAAEVPAMSTGAAAASTLVALALATFYFVYAAWLSPAATRRRLEKAGFDGPAPSFPLGNLREIASTLAANSSSTTSSAPAASGVVSSDIHGAVFPYFSRWRAAFGKVFVYWLGTEPFVYVADPEFLKRATGGAMGRLWGKPDVFRRDRMPMFGRGLVMAEGDEWARHRHIIAPAFSATNLNDMISLMEETTAKMLRDWDHAVAAAGRSAAVAVDVERGVVRNAAEIIARASFGIEEGGARVFEKLQAMQSMLFRSNRLVGVPLAKLLQVRKTYEAWKLGREIDALLLDIIDARRHAGGGAEKRKDLLSLLLAAGKKDGGKRVMTSRELVDECKTFFFGGHETTALAVSWTLLMLAAHPEWQHALRDELREVTGDGPLDAAALSKLTKMGWVLNEVLRLYPPSPNVQRQALHDVTLTDASSDDDGAPPMVIPKGTNMWIDVVAMHHDEALWGSDANEFRPERFAAGAHGGCRHRLGYLPFGFGGRICVGRNLTGMEYRVVLAMVLRRFELAVAPEYRHAPRIMLSLRPSDGIQLLLTPLAASTNVSIKQ comes from the exons ATGGAGCTCGCGGCAGAAGTTCCGGCTATGTCGACCGGCGCCGCGGCGGCGAGCACGCTGGTAGCGCTCGCCCTCGCCACCTTTTACTTCGTCTACGCTGCCTggctctcgccggcggcgacgcggaGGCGCCTCGAAAAGGCCGGCTTCGACGGCCCAGCCCCGTCCTTCCCGCTCGGCAACCTCCGCGAGATCGCGTCCACGCTCGCCGcgaacagcagcagcaccacgtCATCGGCGCCGGCGGCGTCGGGCGTCGTGAGCAGCGACATCCACGGCGCCGTGTTCCCGTACTTCTCGCGGTGGCGGGCCGCCTTCGGCAAGGTGTTCGTGTACTGGCTGGGCACGGAGCCGTTCGTGTACGTGGCCGACCCGGAGTTCCTCAAGCGCGCCACGGGGGGCGCCATGGGCAGGCTGTGGGGCAAGCCCGACGTGTTCCGCCGCGACCGCATGCCCATGTTCGGCCGCGGCCTCGTCATGGCCGAGGGCGACGAGTGGGCCCGCCACCGCCACATCATCGCGCCCGCCTTCTCCGCCACCAACCTCAAC GACATGATAAGCCTCATGGAGGAGACGACGGCGAAGATGCTGCGGGATTGGGAtcacgcggtggcggcggcggggcggagcgcggcggtggcggtggacgtGGAGAGGGGCGTGGTGAGGAACGCGGCGGAGATCATCGCCAGGGCCAGCTTCGGCATCGAGGAGGGAGGTGCGCGGGTATTCGAGAAGCTGCAGGCAATGCAATCCATGCTGTTCCGCTCCAACCGCCTCGTCGgcgtgccgctagcgaagctcctCCAGGTCCGCAAGACCTACGAGGCGTGGAAGCTCGGCCGGGAGATCGACGCGCTGCTGCTCGACATCATCGACGCGCGCCGCCACGCCGGCGGcggggcggagaagaggaaggacCTGCTGTCGCTGCTGCtggcggccgggaagaaggatGGAGGGAAAAGGGTGATGACGTCGAGGGAGCTGGTCGACGAGTGCaagaccttcttcttcggcgggcACGAGACGACGGCGCTCGCCGTGTCGTGGACGCTGCTCATGCTCGCCGCGCACCCGGAGTGGCAGCACGCGCTCCGTGACGAGCTCCGCGAGGTCACCGGCGACGGTCCCCTCGACGCCGCCGCGCTCTCGAAGCTAACCAAGATGGGGTGGGTCCTCAACGAGGTGCTCCGCCTCTACCCGCCGTCTCCCAACGTGCAGCGCCAGGCCCTGCACGACGTCACCCTGACCGacgcctcctccgacgacgacggcgctccCCCGATGGTGATCCCGAAGGGAACCAACATGTGGATCGACGTGGTGGCGATGCACCACGACGAGGCGCTGTGGGGCTCCGACGCGAACGAGTTCCGGCCGGAGCGCTTCGCGGCGGGGGCGCACGGCGGGTGCCGGCACCGGCTGGGGTACCTGCCGTTCGGGTTCGGGGGCCGGATCTGCGTGGGCAGGAACCTGACGGGGATGGAGTACCGGGTGGTGCTGGCCATGGTGCTGCGGCGGTTCGAGCTGGCAGTGGCGCCGGAGTACCGTCACGCGCCCAGGATCATGCTCTCGCTCCGGCCCTCCGACGGCATCCAGCTCCTCCTCACGCCGCTGGCTGCGTCCACCAACGTATCGATCAAACAGTAG